The Tamandua tetradactyla isolate mTamTet1 chromosome 8, mTamTet1.pri, whole genome shotgun sequence genome includes a window with the following:
- the LOC143644587 gene encoding uncharacterized protein LOC143644587 isoform X2, translating into MGLCVLRSLCLDVGGDLSHCCERFVSWWEVGGVPFAAFGIQLQRTKKQCLVHNMELEEDSKTMLRNQGKVSIRGKCVQPIEEDSSHIDRPGSCSSK; encoded by the exons ATGGGTCTCTGTGTGCTTAGATCTCTGTGTCTGGATGTAggtggggatctgtctcactgctgtgagagatttgtgtcctggtgggaggtgggaggtgtcCCATTTGCTGCCTTTGGGATCCAGCTGCAGAGGACCAA gaagcaatgTTTGGTGCACAACATGGAGCTCgaagaagactccaaaacaatgttaaggaaccaaggaaaagtttCCATTAGAGGGAAGTGTGTCCAGccaatagaagaggactcgagtcatattg ATCGACCTGGAAGCTGTAGCAGCAAATGA
- the LOC143644587 gene encoding uncharacterized protein LOC143644587 isoform X3 gives MLPTVLVAVDSSSCARVQLSLRKQCLVHNMELEEDSKTMLRNQGKVSIRGKCVQPIEEDSSHIDDGTLVWISLKRIKPRHVDLDENN, from the exons ATGTTACCCACTGTACTTGTGGCAGTGGACTCCTCCAGCTGCGCCAGAGTTCAGCTGTCCCTCAG gaagcaatgTTTGGTGCACAACATGGAGCTCgaagaagactccaaaacaatgttaaggaaccaaggaaaagtttCCATTAGAGGGAAGTGTGTCCAGccaatagaagaggactcgagtcatattg atgatggaaCCTTGGTTTGGATTTccttgaagagaataaaacccagacatgtcgacctggatgaaaataactaa